TGGGCACGGGGCTTGCGCTTCGATCCGGTTCCCCAATGGGAAACTGCTTATGTTTGATTGCGGCGCCGGAGGGGATGAAGGGTTCTCACCTGGTGCTTGCTATTGGAACCAGACCATTGACATGCTGACCCTCCAAAATCTCGATCACGATCACGTGGAAGGGATTTGCTCTCTCGTTGGCAATGTCAGCATTTGCGGACTCTTCAGTAACCCCTCTATCGGGGTAAAAGAGTTTGACGCGCTCAAGACATCTGGCTCGTCTCCCGCACTGAATTTAGTTCGTGACGTGATTGCAGCATTTGGACCCACGGTCGGCATCTCTGAGATAGACCTTGGGGGTGCACGAGTGACTTGGTGTTGGCTGAATTATGGTGATGCCGGAATTTCTACAACAAACGATCTGAGTGTGGTTGCGGTTGTTGAATATGGTCAATTCAAAATTGTCTTCGGGGGTGATCTAGAAAAACTTGGCTGGCAGCTTTTGATGCTGAACCCAGATATTAGGCGCGTCATTTCTGATGCGAACATTTTTGTTGCTTCGCATCATGGTCGCGATAGCG
The sequence above is drawn from the Pyruvatibacter mobilis genome and encodes:
- a CDS encoding ComEC/Rec2 family competence protein; the encoded protein is MMQIVVHDVGHGACASIRFPNGKLLMFDCGAGGDEGFSPGACYWNQTIDMLTLQNLDHDHVEGICSLVGNVSICGLFSNPSIGVKEFDALKTSGSSPALNLVRDVIAAFGPTVGISEIDLGGARVTWCWLNYGDAGISTTNDLSVVAVVEYGQFKIVFGGDLEKLGWQLLMLNPDIRRVISDANIFVASHHGRDSGRNEEAMGAMRPDVVIFSDKRRRYETQNTNSWYRRRTKGIVDRSGTENIFDPKLRHVLTTRRDGTLTINVNQFGRYVVYPGRASEPKTDSMLEFEKILALLDPICA